The proteins below come from a single Pichia kudriavzevii chromosome 2, complete sequence genomic window:
- a CDS encoding uncharacterized protein (PKUD0B07680) — protein sequence MEEILTQRDSLIEKRNALRRKLIEKTKRSVKSIKPRTLDTYKYAFHLVSCHSRLPSLDIEQRLQYAKLASPQMSVPSYRKMGNSITMSLDFASVGVFTINLSIGDNGTVSHLSITPPALTIDESVTINTLVGECQASKNISLFIYRLNTLVRMREKRRRSWYSLLPMDVHIESLNNITVLDPHTLFAHSPATLAIKLRKPSPLVTITWLIDFTKSKHCTSDFHVSTNTDLDLTDIFKALVRTHGVKMAVVRLLSIL from the coding sequence ATGGAGGAGATACTTACCCAACGAGATTCTCTTATTGAGAAACGAAACGCTCTAAGGAGGAAACTAATTGAGAAAACGAAAAGATCCGTCAAGTCAATCAAGCCACGTACGTTAGATACGTACAAGTATGCTTTTCATTTGGTATCTTGTCACTCTAGACTGCCTTCACTCGATATCGAGCAGCGGCTGCAATACGCCAAACTGGCGTCTCCTCAAATGTCTGTCCCCTCATACAGGAAGATGGGGAACTCAATTACCATGTCTCTAGACTTCGCCTCTGTGGGGGTGTTCACAATCAACTTGTCCATTGGCGACAATGGCACCGTATCCCATTTATCTATAACACCCCCCGCTCTCACCATTGATGAATCAGTCACCATTAATACTCTCGTTGGTGAATGTCAAGCCTCAAAAAATATCTCTCTCTTCATTTACCGTTTGAATACCTTGGTACGCATGAGAGAGAAACGCAGACGTAGTTGGTATTCCCTACTCCCCATGGATGTTCACATCGAATCGTTGAACAACATCACTGTCCTTGACCCTCATACGCTCTTTGCTCACTCTCCGGCCACTTTGGCAATCAAATTGAGGAAACCCTCACCCTTGGTGACCATAACGTGGTTGATAGACtttacaaaatcaaaacattgtACGTCGGATTTCCATGTCTCCACCAACACAGATTTAGATCTCACAGACATATTCAAGGCACTCGTGCGAACCCATGGCGTTAAAATGGCAGTTGTGCGATTGCTATCAATCCTGTAA
- a CDS encoding uncharacterized protein (PKUD0B07690; similar to Saccharomyces cerevisiae YDL139C (SCM3); ancestral locus Anc_7.312): MNTSTTASTTASTSVDLGAARAASLRRVRETWTRIIQHYSQVDDTYGDIVDLHTGAILRDNGHLRSMGDAGSLWRADVGVDLVSGHEKDHNDNSDNQHGQFNIQGESLPHGQHSTRATGNAVSGPRRRFVDRIADRRTLGTSPRSGPFTRNKVGPGGDDLLGPPLSKGPVHADALPPSHAPPVRPASPQLDWDPLTVTRDRLLPPPLDTPSKMRRLRKALQRKHKKKPIHKHLRRFIRQQLQHLQQQ, encoded by the coding sequence ATGAACACCTCTACAACTGCCTCTACAACTGCCTCTACAAGTGTCGATCTTGGGGCTGCTCGGGCTGCGTCTCTGCGACGTGTACGAGAGACATGGACACGCATTATCCAGCACTACTCCCAGGTGGATGATACGTATGGTGATATAGTTGATTTACATACGGGTGCCATTCTTAGAGACAATGGTCATCTCCGTTCAATGGGGGATGCCGGGTCTCTGTGGAGAGCCgatgttggtgttgatcTTGTTTCTGGTCATGAAAAGGACCATAATGACAATAGTGACAACCAACATGGACAATTCAACATTCAGGGGGAATCTCTCCCTCATGGGCAACATTCTACTCGAGCCACCGGTAACGCAGTCTCTGGTCCGCGACGACGTTTCGTGGACAGAATAGCAGATCGGCGTACATTGGGGACGTCTCCACGTAGTGGGCCCTTCACACGCAACAAGGTGGGTCCTGGTGGCGACGACCTTCTTGGCCCGCCGCTCTCCAAGGGTCCTGTGCACGCCGACGCGCTACCGCCGTCGCACGCTCCGCCTGTGCGCCCGGCGTCTCCGCAACTTGACTGGGACCCGCTGACGGTAACGCGCGACCGTCTGTTACCGCCGCCGCTAGACACGCCATCCAAAATGCGACGGCTAAGAAAGGCGCTGCAACGGAAACATAAGAAAAAACCAATACACAAACACCTACGTAGATTTATTAGACAACAGTTACAACATctgcaacaacaataa
- a CDS encoding uncharacterized protein (PKUD0B07670; similar to Saccharomyces cerevisiae YFL017C (GNA1); ancestral locus Anc_8.58), with protein sequence MVDCSILEPRYSIGNLSVEDYDNGVLHVLSQLTTVGDVRREDFNKFVKLQQDNENHKTFVIKDIETNKVVGIATLLIEIKLIHGYSKVGHIEDVAIDKSVRGKKLGAYIIRYLCELAKSRGCYKTILDCDDENVGFYEKCGLSRRGVEMEYRD encoded by the coding sequence ATGGTTGATTGCAGCATATTAGAACCACGTTACAGTATCGGTAATTTATCTGTTGAAGACTACGATAATGGTGTATTACACGTGTTATCACAGTTGACGACTGTGGGCGATGTTAGAAGAgaagatttcaataaatttgtaaaattaCAACAGGATAACGAGAACCATAAAACTTTTGTTAtcaaagacattgaaacaAACAAGGTTGTAGGCATAGCGACGCTATTGATTGAGATCAAGCTTATACACGGATATTCTAAAGTTGGGCATATCGAGGATGTGGCTATTGATAAAAGCGTTCGAGGTAAAAAGTTAGGTGCATATATCATCCGTTACCTGTGTGAGCTAGCCAAATCAAGGGGCTGTTACAAGACCATACTAGACtgtgatgatgaaaatgttgGGTTTTACGAAAAATGTGGGTTATCCAGAAGAGGAGTTGAGATGGAATACCGAGATTAA